A window from Triticum aestivum cultivar Chinese Spring chromosome 6D, IWGSC CS RefSeq v2.1, whole genome shotgun sequence encodes these proteins:
- the LOC123145831 gene encoding equilibrative nucleotide transporter 1, with product MAGGDEEATTALLPPPAGSAEAERPPPPPADRLGVGYLIFFTLGAGFLLPWNAYITAVDYFSYLYPGAPVDRVFSVSYMLSCLLPLLLIVLVFPKSSAPARINTGLTLFTLALLVVPVMDAVYVRGTPRLYGAFDVTVAATVMCGVADALVQGGVIGFAGELPERYMQAVVAGTAASGVLVSALRVITKASFPQDPNGLRQSAILYFMVGMVVMIICIVCYNVARRLPVVVYYKNIKQRAQKAEVGGGMTGPAWRSTLWSIVGRVKWYGIGVVLIYAVTLSIFPGFITEDVHSEALKDWYPIMLISAYNVFDLIGKCLPAIYLLQNSNVAVAGSFARLLFYPLFYGCLHGPSYFRTELPVTVLTCLLGLTNGYLTSVLMILAPKAVPIHHSETAGIVIVLFLVVGLVLGSFVAWFWVI from the exons atggccggcggcgacgaggaggccacgacggcgctgctgccgccgccggcggGGTCGGCGGAGGCGGAGCGCCCTCCCCCACCGCCGGCCGACCGGCTCGGGGTCGGCTACCTCATCTTCTTCACGCTCGGCGCCGGGTTCCTGCTCCCCTGGAACGCCTACATCACCGCCGTCGACTACTTCTCCTACCTCTACCCGGGCGCGCCCGTCGACCGCGTCTTCTCCGTCTCCTACATGCTCTCCTGCCTCCTCCCGCTGCTCCTCATCGTGCTCGTCTTCCCCAAGTCCAGCGCGCCGGCCCGCATCAACACCGGGCTCACCCTCTTCACGCTCGCGCTCCTCGTCGTGCCCGTCATGGACGCCGTCTACGTCAGGGGCACGCCGCGCCTCTACGGCGCCTTCGACGTCACCGTCGCCGCCACCGTCATGTGCGGCGTCGCCGACGCGCTCGTGCAGGGCGGGGTCATCGGCTTCGCCGGGGAGCTCCCCGAGCGCTACATGCAGGCTGTCGTCGCCGGAACCGCCGCTTCAG GTGTACTTGTCTCAGCACTTCGAGTGATCACAAAAGCGAGCTTCCCTCAGGACCCCAATGGGCTAAGGCAAAGCGCAATCCTGTACTTCATGGTTGGCATGGTGGTCATGATCATCTGCATAGTGTGCTACAACGTGGCGCGCAGGCTTCCCGTCGTGGTGTACTACAAGAACATCAAGCAGAGGGCTCAGAAGGCGGAGGTGGGCGGCGGCATGACGGGGCCTGCGTGGAGGTCGACCCTGTGGAGCATCGTCGGGAGAGTGAAGTGGTACGGGATCGGAGTCGTTCTCATCTACGCGGTCACCCTCTCCATATTCCCGGGGTTCATCACGGAGGACGTGCACTCAGAGGCGCTCAAGGACTGGTACCCCATCATGCTCATCAGCGCCTACAACGTGTTTGATCTCATCGGCAAGTGCCTGCCAGCCATCTACCTCCTGCAGAACTCCAATGTAGCCGTTGCCGGTTCGTTCGCGAGGCTCCTGTTCTATCCTCTCTTCTATGGCTGCCTGCACGGACCCAGCTACTTCCGCACCGAGCTCCCGGTCACCGTGCTGACCTGCCTTCTCGGGCTCACCAACGGGTACCTGACCTCTGTGCTCATGATCCTCGCGCCCAAGGCCGTGCCCATACACCACTCCGAGACCGCAGGGATCGTCATAGTGCTGTTCCTTGTGGTTGGGCTGGTCCTCGGTTCGTTTGTCGCTTGGTTTTGGGTCATCTGA
- the LOC123145832 gene encoding cyclic nucleotide-gated ion channel 17 — protein sequence MFAPRKVEDEMALGRQRTVRFYDERAKPAIPIQQKQAAFAASKLGVASSGKNKIFVGGDAQQYKIFDPSSDFILMWNRIFLFSSFLALFIDPLYFYVPKIVYGDTYSCVGTDRHLTIIITFFRSIADLLYVVHIIMKFRTAFVKTSSTLRVFGRGDLVTDPKEIAWKYLRSDFAIDVVAALPLPQIIVWYVIPAIKYSGAEHNNNILVLIVLAQYLPRLYLIFPLTYEIVKATGVVAKTAWEGAVYNLLLYLIASHVLGALWYLLSVDRQTACWKMNCRNESDCNIRYLDCDTPNQTWASTTDLFSRCNASNDSITFDYGMFQPALSNQAPAQGFLRKFFYSLWWGLQNLSCYGQTLSVSTYIGETLYCIFLAVLGLVLFAHLIGNVQTYLQSITVRVEEWRLKQRDTEEWMRHRQLPDELRERVRRFIQYKWLATRGVNEESILQVLPADLRRDIKRHLCLDLVRRVPFFSQMDDQLLDAICVRLVSSLCTKGTYIVREGDPVAEMLFIIRGKLESSTTNGGRTGFFNSTTLKAGDFCGEELLGWALVPKPTASLPSSTRTVKALIEVEAFSLQAEDLKFVASQFRRLHSKKLQHTFRYYSHHWRTWGACFIQAAWRRYRRRKMAKDLSMRESFNSVRSEDSDGLDDPPPKKNISLRMMAGKVMAGNRKGLQAIKELPTLKKPDEPDFSVEPYE from the exons ATGTTTGCGCCGAGGAAGGTGGAGGACGAGATGGCGCTGGGCAGGCAGAGGACCGTCAG GTTCTATGACGAGAGGGCAAAGCCAGCGATACCGATTCAACAGAAACAGGCGGCATTCGCTGCTAGTAAACTCGGCGTCGCGAGCTCAGGGAAGAACAAGATTTTCGTGGGAGGGGATGCGCAGCAGTACAAGATTTTCGATCCGTCAAGTGACTTCATCTTGATGTGGAACCGCATTTTCCTTTTTTCGTCCTTCCTTGCTCTATTTATAGACCCCCTGTACTTCTACGTGCCGAAAATCGTCTATGGCGACACCTATTCCTGTGTTGGGACAGACCGACATTTAACCATCATCATTACATTCTTCCGGTCAATTGCCGATCTCTTGTATGTGGTTCACATCATAATGAAGTTCAGAACTGCTTTTGTTAAAACGAGCTCAACCTTGCGGGTTTTTGGAAGAGGAGATCTTGTCACAGACCCCAAAGAGATTGCATGGAAATATTTGAGATCTGACTTTGCAATTGATGTGGTGGCTGCGTTGCCTTTGCCGCAG ATCATAGTCTGGTATGTGATACCAGCTATCAAGTATTCTGGTGCTGAGCATAACAATAACATTCTGGTGCTTATAGTTCTTGCTCAGTATCTTCCAAGACTATATCTCATATTCCCTTTAACTTATGAAATTGTCAAAGCTACTGGAGTTGTCGCAAAGACTGCCTGGGAAGGGGCTGTATACAACCTGCTACTTTACTTGATAGCTAGTCAT GTTCTAGGTGCACTATGGTACTTGCTATCTGTTGATCGCCAAACAGCCTGCTGGAAAATGAATTGCAGGAATGAAAGTGATTGTAATATTAGGTACCTAGACTGTGATACACCAAATCAGACATGGGCTAGTACGACTGATCTCTTCAGCCGCTGCAATGCTAGCAATGACAGCATCACCTTCGACTATGGCATGTTTCAGCCTGCTCTGTCAAATCAAGCGCCTGCTCAGGGTTTCTTGAGAAAGTTCTTCTATTCCCTTTGGTGGGGTTTACAGAATCTAAG TTGCTACGGCCAGACTCTTTCTGTGAGCACCTACATTGGTGAGACACTGTACTGTATATTCTTGGCAGTACTCGGTCTTGTCTTGTTTGCGCATTTGATTGGAAATGTGCAG ACCTACCTGCAATCTATCACTGTGAGGGTTGAGGAGTGGAGATTAAAGCAAAGAGATACTGAGGAGTGGATGAGACATCGTCAACTTCCTGATGAATTGCGGGAAAGAGTTAGACGATTTATCCAGTACAAATGGCTTGCAACTCGAGGTGTGAATGAAGAGTCTATATTACAGGTTCTACCAGCGGATCTACGACGTGACATTAAACGCCACCTTTGCTTGGACCTTGTTCGCCGG GTACCTTTTTTCTCCCAGATGGACGACCAACTTCTAGATGCCATATGTGTGCGTCTTGTATCATCACTGTGTACAAAGGGCACATACATTGTCCGTGAGGGTGATCCCGTGGCTGAGATGCTTTTCATCATCCGTGGGAAACTGGAGAGCTCCACAACAAATGGTGGCCGCACAGGCTTCTTCAATTCAACTACACTGAAAGCTGGTGATTTCTGCGGCGAGGAACTTCTTGGATGGGCTCTTGTCCCGAAGCCTACCGCTAGTTTGCCATCATCCACTCGCACAGTGAAGGCACTCATAGAAGTGGAGGCCTTTTCACTCCAGGCCGAGGATCTCAAGTTTGTGGCCAGCCAATTTAGGCGGTTGCACAGCAAGAAGTTGCAGCACACTTTCCGATACTACTCACACCATTGGAGAACATGGGGCGCGTGCTTCATCCAAGCTGCGTGGCGGCGGTACAGGAGGAGGAAGATGGCGAAGGACCTGAGTATGAGGGAGTCATTCAATTCCGTGAGATCAGAAGACTCGGATGGTTTAGATGACCCTCCACCCAAGAAGAATATCTCTCTAAGAATGATGGCCGGGAAAGTCATGGCTGGGAACAGGAAAGGGCTTCAGGCCATAAAAGAGTTGCCGACACTAAAGAAGCCGGACGAGCCAGATTTCTCGGTTGAACCCTACGAGTAA